The genomic stretch ACcggaaaatttataaaaatacagGAAACTTACAACTATTCGCGAAATTTCCGGTAAGCTTTTCAAATTTCTAGTATTTCCCAAGATTTTGATAAAATGTGGTAAATCATTTTGGATAAACATTTGTGTATTTTCATGCTTTTAGAGAGGTGCCAGGGATAATTTAGGGGGTGGCAAGACTCTTGATTTATGCATGATTGGGCCTCTGCATTAGGTCTTTTACCGTCTTAGAACAAGGAATTTTATGAAACAAACAATTTATTGGATAGTTAAAGAagagaataaaaaattatattcaattgaaaaataaaaaagatatttttattttaaataatattgatatcctattttttatttgaaatatattttttgtcagggtatatataaatataatattaaaatttagttatgtaaattataatataaaagtattataaatttataagagtgtttgatataatatttttttatattaaaattttaaaaaataaattggttTTAGATATAAAAATAAGAATTGTTAGCGTAAGAATTAAAGATTTCATGTTATAATAAAATGATTCAAAGTAATAGaattttttaccaaaaaaaataGTAATAGAATTTTAAAAACGATGAGAGTCAAAATGATAAACtacaatttacaaataaaaataaaaataaggagcATTCTTAGTATTATACATAAGCAAATGGTTTtacttgatatatattttttgacgggtaaatataaatataattttacatTACAATATCAAAATTTATCTatgaaaattattataatataaaagcaTTATAAATTTACAAGAGTTTTTGATATAATATTGTTTttgtcttaattttttttattgaggaAAGCAAAAAATTGGTAACATATTttacattaaaatataataaaagttgACCTATTTAGATGAAAATTAAAAGTGAAAATTAGAAGAAATGAAATTAACAAATATGAGAATTAAAGGGATACGATAAAATTAAAAAGTAGAAGCATtgaattaaaaactttttttttatagaagTGTGAAGCATTTTGTTCACTTTTATCGTAAAGAATTATAAaagtttatgaaaaattatttttttaaaagtacaccatttcattattaaaaataaaagattacaagaataatttgttttaaaagatATGAAGataaaaactataaaattataattataattttcatACTAAAcaataaaagtaataaatttttttaaggtGAGAGGTAAAGTGATAAAGTACAATTTAGAAATAAAGTTATAATTATAGATGAAATAAATTATATGTTTTCCATATAAAGTTGTTTTTTGTCTTTGGCATGATTTCATATTATATTCATATTATACTCATAAATGTATGTTATGTATATGCCTTTTATTTGTGTTCAAACCTTTATATAAATACTAGTTGATTAGAAAACAAACGATTGAAAGAAAACAACATTGTCAACATCTTCAATCATGAGTCTAGGGTTTATATGTTTCACAATATTTCTTAGCATTTTGTTTGCATATGCTAGTGGAGCTACTGTGACAATTATAAATGGTGGCGATGACACAATTTGGCCAGCTGTTTATACAGAAAAAGGAGATACAGTGAATCCCACTGGGATCAAATTGGATTCTCACCAACAATATGACCTTAAAGTTCCTGATTCATGGTCAGGTACAATATGGGCTAGAACTGGTTGCACTGGAGACCCCAACAGTGATTTTTATTGTGAAGTTGGAGACTGTGGTACCAAAAAGATGGAGTGTTTGGACAGGAAGCCAGAGCCTCCTGCAACTCAAGTGAAGTTAAATTTGGTTCCAAAAGGTGGTAGTAGTTCCTATGAAGTTGACATGAAAGATGGCTTTGGTGTGTCTGTTACTGTGACCCCATTTGAAACCAGTTGCCAGAAAGTTATGTGCATCCAAAATTTGGATGATGATTGTCCTAATTGGTTGGCTGTGTATAGTAGTGAAGGGAGAAAGATTGGTTGCAAGAGTCCATGTTTTTTCACTAAGGAGCCAAAGTATTGTTGCACTGGAGAATTTGCTTCACCTCAAAAATGTGACAATAATCAATACACAGAGCTTTTGGATAATAAATGTCCAGATGTTGTTTCTAATGCTTTTGATGGATCTCATTTTACATGTTCTGGAGGGACTagctttttcattttatttaactgAAGAATCCTTGAATTAGATATATAAttgttttcttgattttgatgtacacacaataaaaaaaatatttaataagtaTTTAATTATCTATTAATTTTTTAGTGGTCTTTTTTTGGAGTGAGAGCAGGACCCCTTCTTTTTCTTAGGTCATTAGGAGTTTTTCGTTTGGTCGactatctctttgatttgtttggTGGTTTCTCTACCTTCCATTAACTTTATTCTCAACTCAGTGGCATTTCTTTCAATTTGGATTGACATTGTTTTGTATTGGGTTGGCGAATTGACAT from Vicia villosa cultivar HV-30 ecotype Madison, WI linkage group LG4, Vvil1.0, whole genome shotgun sequence encodes the following:
- the LOC131596974 gene encoding thaumatin-like protein 1b; protein product: MSLGFICFTIFLSILFAYASGATVTIINGGDDTIWPAVYTEKGDTVNPTGIKLDSHQQYDLKVPDSWSGTIWARTGCTGDPNSDFYCEVGDCGTKKMECLDRKPEPPATQVKLNLVPKGGSSSYEVDMKDGFGVSVTVTPFETSCQKVMCIQNLDDDCPNWLAVYSSEGRKIGCKSPCFFTKEPKYCCTGEFASPQKCDNNQYTELLDNKCPDVVSNAFDGSHFTCSGGTSFFILFN